Proteins from one uncultured Anaeromusa sp. genomic window:
- a CDS encoding phage portal protein — translation MRGYQAGGIDRGSEGWMPVNAKSEQMNQPQRDLIRAKARDCERNRDIIGGPIGVLERNIVSTGFRVQADTGDEELNVQMEAVFTDWQKKQNCDITASQAFWEICKMTIRRTVVDGGILFIKTYTGNPRFPFQLQAREVDDLDSCGMIRVGENIVVNGIEVDKNQKPQAYYLKEVTPDGWSTGRSVRVEAKRVISLWRKNMPSQIREMSQLAPAITRANDTEEYLDAVSIKEKILASLSVFIKRLIPSGSGLGRNGAAGTGGKNDDYDPKTGYKKKRISPGLVMELQPGDDVSSVIPTGQAANAKELASLYQRLIGAGQGLSYEACSRDMSQVNYSSARQGHLEDQRTFEDWQQWLVDHLLSEVYTEVIISAVLSGEIKLPDFWKKKSQYLKHSWTAPGWSWIDPVKEIKANDMAVQSGQENLANVCARTGQDWREVMEQRAKELAFKKTLEEKYGITMTEGVISGAQQKQQATASQEPDAGTGGS, via the coding sequence ATGCGAGGATACCAGGCGGGCGGGATTGACCGCGGCTCTGAAGGGTGGATGCCTGTAAACGCAAAATCGGAACAAATGAACCAGCCGCAGCGCGATTTAATCCGCGCTAAAGCAAGAGATTGCGAGCGAAACCGCGATATTATCGGCGGTCCTATCGGTGTTTTAGAAAGAAATATCGTTTCGACAGGCTTTCGGGTACAGGCGGACACGGGAGACGAAGAGCTTAATGTGCAAATGGAAGCCGTATTTACTGACTGGCAAAAAAAGCAGAACTGTGACATTACCGCTAGCCAAGCTTTTTGGGAAATATGTAAAATGACGATCCGCCGTACGGTTGTAGACGGCGGTATTTTATTTATCAAAACCTATACAGGGAATCCGCGGTTTCCGTTTCAGTTGCAAGCCAGGGAAGTTGATGATTTAGACAGCTGCGGGATGATTCGTGTTGGTGAAAATATTGTTGTCAACGGAATTGAAGTGGACAAGAACCAAAAGCCGCAAGCCTATTACCTCAAGGAAGTAACTCCTGACGGGTGGTCTACTGGCCGGTCGGTTCGGGTAGAAGCTAAGCGCGTTATTTCCTTATGGCGGAAAAACATGCCGAGCCAAATTAGAGAAATGTCGCAGTTGGCTCCAGCTATTACCCGCGCTAATGATACTGAGGAGTACCTAGATGCAGTAAGCATTAAAGAAAAAATCTTGGCCAGCCTCAGTGTTTTCATCAAGCGCCTTATTCCTTCCGGAAGTGGACTTGGGCGAAATGGTGCTGCAGGTACAGGTGGGAAAAATGACGATTATGATCCTAAGACAGGTTATAAAAAGAAGCGCATAAGCCCTGGCCTCGTTATGGAATTGCAGCCTGGCGATGATGTTAGCTCTGTTATTCCAACCGGCCAAGCGGCTAACGCGAAAGAGCTTGCGTCGCTGTACCAACGTCTTATCGGGGCAGGTCAGGGGCTGAGCTATGAGGCCTGCAGCCGTGATATGAGCCAGGTTAACTATTCGAGCGCTCGCCAAGGTCATTTAGAAGACCAAAGGACTTTTGAGGACTGGCAACAGTGGCTTGTTGATCATCTTTTGAGCGAAGTTTATACAGAGGTCATTATTAGTGCGGTTCTTTCTGGGGAAATAAAGCTACCAGATTTTTGGAAGAAGAAGTCTCAGTATTTGAAGCACAGCTGGACGGCTCCCGGATGGTCCTGGATTGATCCTGTAAAAGAAATCAAAGCCAATGATATGGCGGTACAGTCAGGACAAGAAAACTTGGCTAACGTATGTGCCAGAACAGGTCAGGACTGGCGAGAGGTTATGGAGCAGCGAGCAAAAGAGCTTGCCTTTAAAAAGACCCTTGAAGAAAAATATGGAATTACCATGACGGAAGGAGTGATTTCTGGTGCCCAACAAAAACAACAAGCGACAGCCTCCCAAGAGCCTGACGCGGGAACTGGCGGTTCTTGA